Proteins from one Mycobacterium sp. HUMS_12744610 genomic window:
- a CDS encoding tyrosine-type recombinase/integrase: MADQRRRAGAHIEDTWKYKDGKPKPRNGIGKRWRVVVIGLDGSRSGEHFDRKVDAETYRDAVKNSLTTGTYVNPRAGLVTVADVWEQYLSHQKPGGTRERRVSGWNAWVSPRWANVLVRDVQRSAVKAWIVDMGNAGATATTIENAMEVLRGILTVAVEDKRIAANPAAGHKLPARTEPPKVYLSHEQVWVLADAIDPRYRTLVLFLTYTGLRFGEAAALEVQDLNLLRRQIHVRQQVTEVSGVLTWTPTKGKQARHVPLPSFLVEPLSVECQGRQRADAVFTAPRGGTLRLNTWRNRYWNPTIEGLREAGEFPDATPHDLRHTAASLAVQAGANVKVLQTMLGHKSATLTLDTYAALFPEDLADIAARFDAAVARLGTSAKTPRSILQTRTRHADR, encoded by the coding sequence ATGGCTGACCAACGCCGCCGGGCGGGTGCTCACATCGAGGACACGTGGAAGTACAAGGACGGAAAGCCCAAGCCGCGCAACGGGATCGGGAAACGCTGGCGCGTCGTTGTCATCGGGCTGGACGGGAGCCGTTCAGGCGAGCATTTCGACCGGAAGGTGGACGCGGAGACCTACCGCGATGCCGTCAAGAACAGTCTCACCACGGGGACGTACGTCAATCCGAGGGCAGGACTCGTCACCGTCGCGGACGTGTGGGAGCAGTATCTCTCGCACCAGAAGCCCGGCGGAACTCGGGAGCGGCGCGTGTCGGGGTGGAACGCATGGGTGTCCCCTCGATGGGCAAACGTCCTCGTGCGCGACGTGCAACGGTCGGCGGTCAAGGCGTGGATCGTGGACATGGGCAATGCGGGGGCGACCGCGACCACCATCGAGAACGCGATGGAGGTGCTGCGCGGCATTCTGACCGTCGCCGTCGAGGACAAGCGCATTGCGGCGAATCCCGCTGCGGGACATAAACTTCCCGCGCGCACCGAGCCACCCAAGGTCTACCTCTCCCATGAACAGGTCTGGGTGCTAGCCGACGCCATCGACCCGCGCTACCGCACGCTGGTGCTGTTCCTGACGTACACCGGGCTGCGATTCGGAGAAGCCGCCGCGCTGGAGGTCCAAGACCTGAACCTGCTGCGGCGACAAATACACGTCCGGCAACAGGTCACCGAGGTATCCGGTGTCCTCACGTGGACACCGACCAAAGGCAAGCAGGCGCGGCACGTTCCTCTGCCGTCGTTCCTCGTCGAGCCGTTGAGCGTGGAATGCCAAGGGCGGCAGCGTGCCGACGCGGTGTTCACCGCCCCGCGCGGCGGCACCCTGCGCCTGAACACGTGGCGGAACCGGTACTGGAACCCGACCATCGAGGGACTACGAGAAGCGGGCGAGTTCCCCGACGCGACACCGCACGACCTGCGGCACACAGCGGCGTCCCTGGCGGTGCAGGCGGGAGCGAATGTAAAAGTCCTCCAGACCATGCTCGGGCACAAGAGCGCGACCCTGACCTTGGACACGTACGCCGCGCTGTTCCCGGAAGACCTCGCGGACATCGCCGCGCGCTTCGACGCCGCCGTCGCACGACTGGGGACATCCGCAAAAACGCCCCGTTCTATTCTCCAGACACGCACCAGACACGCAGACCGCTAA
- a CDS encoding metallophosphoesterase — MADVLPVLIRTGAAAVGAAVAGIGYAAVVERNAFVLREITMPVLSPGSTPLRVLHISDLHMTPNQRRKQAWLRELSGWEPDLVVNTGDNLAHPKAVPAVVQALGDLLSRPGVFVFGSNDYFGPLLKNPLNYLTNPSHRVRGEPLPWQDLRAAFTERGWLDLTHTRREFEVAGLHIAAAGVDDPHIDRDRYDTIAGPPSPAANLRLGLTHSPEPRVLDRFAADGYQLVMAGHTHGGQLCLPFYGALVTNCGLDRSRAKGPSRWGATMQLHVSAGLGTSPFAPVRFCCRPEATLLTLIAAPMGDRDANSDLGRSVPAASMR, encoded by the coding sequence ATGGCTGACGTTCTGCCCGTCCTGATACGCACCGGCGCCGCGGCGGTCGGCGCCGCGGTCGCCGGCATCGGCTACGCCGCGGTCGTCGAGCGCAACGCCTTCGTCCTGCGCGAGATCACCATGCCCGTACTGAGCCCGGGGTCCACGCCGCTGCGGGTGCTGCACATCAGCGACCTCCACATGACGCCCAACCAGCGCCGCAAACAGGCCTGGTTGCGCGAGTTGTCCGGCTGGGAGCCCGACCTGGTGGTCAACACCGGCGACAATCTGGCGCATCCCAAGGCGGTGCCCGCGGTCGTCCAGGCGCTGGGGGATCTGCTGTCGCGGCCGGGCGTGTTCGTCTTCGGCAGCAACGACTACTTCGGGCCGCTCCTGAAGAACCCCTTGAACTACCTGACCAACCCGTCGCACCGGGTCCGCGGCGAGCCGCTGCCCTGGCAGGACCTGCGGGCGGCGTTCACCGAGCGCGGCTGGCTCGACCTCACCCATACGCGGCGCGAGTTCGAGGTGGCCGGCCTGCACATCGCCGCCGCGGGCGTCGACGACCCGCACATCGACCGGGACCGCTACGACACGATCGCGGGCCCGCCCAGCCCCGCCGCCAACCTGCGACTCGGTCTGACGCACTCCCCCGAGCCGCGGGTGCTGGACCGCTTCGCCGCCGACGGCTACCAGTTGGTGATGGCGGGCCACACGCACGGCGGGCAGCTGTGCCTGCCCTTCTACGGCGCCCTGGTGACCAATTGCGGCCTGGACCGCTCCCGTGCGAAGGGCCCGTCCCGTTGGGGTGCCACCATGCAGTTGCACGTCTCGGCCGGCCTCGGGACCTCCCCGTTCGCGCCCGTGCGCTTCTGCTGCCGGCCAGAAGCCACCCTGCTGACCTTGATCGCCGCACCGATGGGCGACCGGGACGCGAACAGCGATCTCGGGCGCTCCGTGCCGGCAGCGTCGATGCGTTGA
- the ponA2 gene encoding transglycosylase/D,D-transpeptidase PonA2 — MPDRPPAGLTVLKLAGFCLLAGVVATALMFPVAGGVGLMSNRASEVVANGSAQLLEGEVPAVSTMVDAKGNTIAWLYSQRRFEVPGDKIANTMKLAIVSIEDKRFAEHNGVDWKGTLTGLAGYARGDVDTRGGSTIEQQYVKNYQLLVTAQTDAEKRAAVETTPARKLREIRMALTLDKTFTKPEILTRYLNLVSFGNGSFGVQDAAQTYFGINASELNWQQAALLAGMVQSTSTLNPYTNPEGALARRNLVLDTMIENIPQEADALRAAKATPLGVLPQPNELPRGCIAAGDRAFFCDYVQEYLSRAGISKEQVARGGYTIRTTLDPDVQAPVKSAIDKFASPTLPGISSVMSVIKPGKDSHKVMAMASNRKYGLDIDAGETMRPQPFSLVGDGAGSVFKIFTTAAALDMGMGINATLEVPGRFEAKGMGSGGAKGCPKDTWCVINAGRYRGSMNVTDALATSPNTAFAKLIQQVGVTPTVDMAIKLGLRSYADPGTARDYNPDSNESLADFIKRQNVGSFTLGPVEVNALELSNVAATLASGGVWCPPSPIDKLIDRHGNEVAVTTETCEQVVPEGLANTLANAMSKDAQAGGTASGSASAAGWDLPMSGKTGTTEAHRSSGFVGFTNHYAAANYIYDDSTNPTDLCSSPLRHCSEGDLYGGNEPARTWFTAMKPIATMFGDVHLPPTDPRYVDGSPASRVPSVAGLKVDAARQRLKDAGFRVADQTTSVNSSAEYGEVVGTTPSGQTIPGSIITIQISNGIPPAPPPPPEGEPVPVGSQVVEIPGLPPITIPLLAPPPPPGAPPP, encoded by the coding sequence ATGCCAGACCGCCCCCCAGCAGGCCTCACGGTTCTCAAGCTCGCCGGATTCTGCCTGTTGGCCGGTGTGGTCGCGACCGCCCTGATGTTCCCGGTGGCCGGCGGTGTGGGGCTGATGTCCAATCGCGCCTCCGAGGTCGTCGCCAACGGCTCGGCGCAGCTCCTCGAGGGTGAGGTGCCGGCGGTCTCGACGATGGTCGACGCGAAGGGCAACACCATCGCCTGGCTGTACTCGCAACGCCGGTTCGAGGTGCCCGGCGACAAGATCGCCAACACCATGAAGCTTGCGATCGTCTCGATCGAGGACAAGCGTTTCGCCGAGCACAACGGGGTGGACTGGAAGGGCACCCTGACCGGGCTGGCCGGGTATGCGCGCGGGGACGTCGACACCCGCGGCGGTTCGACCATCGAGCAGCAGTACGTGAAGAACTACCAGCTGCTGGTGACGGCCCAGACCGACGCCGAGAAGCGCGCGGCCGTCGAGACCACCCCGGCGCGCAAGCTGCGTGAGATCCGGATGGCCCTCACGCTCGACAAGACCTTCACCAAGCCCGAGATCCTGACCCGGTACCTGAACCTGGTGTCGTTCGGTAACGGCTCCTTCGGCGTGCAGGACGCCGCACAGACCTACTTCGGCATCAACGCCTCGGAACTGAACTGGCAGCAGGCGGCCCTGCTGGCGGGCATGGTGCAGTCCACCAGCACGCTGAACCCCTACACCAATCCCGAGGGCGCCCTGGCGCGGCGCAACCTGGTCCTGGACACCATGATCGAGAACATCCCGCAGGAGGCCGACGCCCTGCGCGCCGCCAAGGCCACGCCGCTGGGGGTGTTGCCGCAGCCCAACGAGCTGCCCCGCGGCTGCATCGCGGCCGGAGACCGGGCGTTCTTCTGCGACTACGTTCAGGAGTACCTGTCGCGCGCGGGGATCAGCAAGGAGCAGGTGGCCCGCGGCGGCTACACGATCCGCACCACGCTGGACCCCGACGTGCAGGCCCCGGTGAAGTCGGCGATCGACAAGTTCGCCAGCCCCACCCTGCCGGGAATCTCCAGCGTGATGAGCGTGATCAAGCCCGGCAAGGATTCCCACAAGGTGATGGCGATGGCCAGCAACCGCAAGTACGGGCTGGACATCGACGCGGGCGAGACGATGCGGCCGCAGCCGTTCTCGCTGGTCGGCGACGGCGCCGGGTCGGTGTTCAAGATCTTCACCACGGCCGCCGCGCTGGACATGGGCATGGGCATCAACGCGACCCTCGAGGTGCCAGGCCGGTTCGAGGCCAAGGGCATGGGCAGCGGCGGGGCCAAGGGCTGCCCCAAGGACACTTGGTGCGTGATCAACGCCGGCCGCTACCGGGGGTCGATGAACGTGACGGACGCGCTGGCCACCTCGCCCAACACCGCGTTCGCCAAGCTGATCCAGCAGGTCGGCGTGACGCCCACGGTGGACATGGCCATCAAGCTCGGGCTGCGGTCCTACGCCGACCCGGGCACCGCGCGCGACTACAACCCGGACAGCAACGAAAGCCTGGCCGACTTCATTAAGCGCCAGAACGTCGGCTCTTTCACCCTGGGCCCGGTCGAGGTAAACGCGCTGGAGCTGTCGAACGTCGCGGCCACCCTGGCCTCCGGCGGCGTGTGGTGCCCGCCGAGCCCGATCGACAAGCTGATCGACCGCCACGGCAACGAGGTGGCCGTCACCACCGAGACGTGCGAACAGGTGGTACCCGAGGGGCTGGCGAACACCCTGGCCAACGCGATGAGCAAGGATGCCCAGGCCGGCGGCACGGCATCCGGGTCGGCCAGCGCGGCGGGCTGGGACCTGCCCATGTCCGGCAAGACCGGCACCACCGAGGCGCACCGCTCGTCGGGCTTCGTGGGTTTCACCAACCACTACGCCGCGGCGAACTACATCTACGACGACTCGACCAACCCGACCGACCTGTGCTCGTCGCCGCTGCGCCACTGCAGCGAGGGCGACCTCTACGGCGGCAACGAGCCCGCCCGCACTTGGTTCACGGCGATGAAGCCGATCGCCACCATGTTCGGCGACGTGCACCTGCCGCCCACCGATCCCCGCTACGTCGACGGCTCGCCCGCGTCGCGGGTGCCGAGCGTGGCGGGACTGAAGGTGGACGCGGCGCGCCAGCGCCTCAAGGACGCGGGCTTCCGGGTGGCCGACCAGACCACCTCGGTGAACAGTTCCGCCGAGTACGGGGAGGTCGTCGGGACCACGCCCAGCGGTCAGACGATCCCGGGTTCGATCATCACAATCCAGATCAGCAACGGCATTCCCCCCGCTCCACCTCCGCCGCCGGAGGGTGAGCCGGTGCCGGTCGGCTCGCAGGTCGTGGAGATTCCGGGCCTGCCGCCGATCACCATTCCGCTACTGGCCCCACCACCGCCACCGGGCGCGCCACCCCCGTAG
- a CDS encoding WhiB family transcriptional regulator, which yields MSGTRPAARRTNIAAAQGVLRSVDAEERITWVSKALCRTTDPDELFVRGAAQRKAAVICRHCPVMQECGADALDNKVEFGVWGGMTERQRRALLKQHPDVVSWADFFDKRRNRSVG from the coding sequence GTGTCAGGAACACGGCCCGCCGCGCGTCGGACAAACATCGCGGCTGCGCAAGGCGTACTCCGCAGCGTCGACGCCGAAGAACGAATCACCTGGGTTTCGAAGGCGCTGTGCCGGACCACCGATCCCGACGAACTCTTCGTGCGGGGCGCCGCCCAGCGCAAAGCCGCGGTGATCTGCCGTCACTGCCCGGTCATGCAGGAGTGCGGGGCGGACGCGCTGGACAACAAGGTGGAGTTCGGCGTGTGGGGCGGCATGACGGAGCGTCAGCGCAGGGCGCTGCTGAAGCAACACCCCGACGTGGTGTCCTGGGCGGACTTCTTCGACAAGCGTCGCAACCGCAGCGTCGGCTGA
- a CDS encoding ArsA family ATPase, which yields MSVTPTVLDMKAILSDMSNRVVVCCGAGGVGKTTTAAALALRAAEYGRNVCVLTIDPAKRLAQALGVNELGNVPQRVPLAPEVTGELHAMMLDMRRTFDEMVVQYSGTERAQSILNNQFYQTVATSLAGTQEYMAMEKLGQLLGQDRWDLVVVDTPPSRNALDFLDAPKRLGSFMDSRLWRLLLAPGRGIGRLVTGAMGLAMKALSTVLGSQMLGDAAAFVQSLDATFGGFREKAERTYALLKRRGTQFVVVSAAEPDALREAAFFVDRLSQESMPLAGLVLNRTHPTLCSLPVERAVDGSETLEAALGSGQDSEAAALAAAVLRIHADRAQTAKREVRLLSRFTGANPHVPIVGVPSLPFDVSDLEALRALADQLTAAAG from the coding sequence ATGAGCGTCACACCGACAGTCCTTGACATGAAGGCGATCCTGTCCGACATGTCGAACCGCGTCGTGGTGTGCTGCGGCGCCGGTGGCGTGGGCAAGACCACCACGGCCGCCGCGCTGGCGTTGCGTGCGGCCGAATATGGCCGCAACGTCTGCGTTTTGACGATCGACCCGGCCAAGCGGCTGGCACAGGCGTTGGGCGTCAACGAACTCGGCAACGTCCCGCAGCGGGTGCCGCTGGCCCCCGAGGTCACCGGGGAGCTGCACGCGATGATGCTCGACATGCGCCGCACGTTCGACGAGATGGTGGTCCAGTACTCGGGAACCGAACGGGCGCAATCGATTCTGAACAACCAGTTCTATCAGACCGTCGCCACGTCGCTGGCCGGCACGCAAGAGTACATGGCGATGGAAAAACTGGGGCAGCTGCTGGGCCAGGACCGCTGGGACCTGGTCGTGGTCGACACCCCCCCGTCGCGCAACGCGCTGGACTTCCTGGACGCGCCGAAGCGGCTGGGCAGCTTCATGGACAGCCGGCTGTGGCGGCTGTTGCTGGCACCCGGTCGTGGCATCGGTCGACTGGTAACCGGCGCAATGGGTTTGGCGATGAAAGCGCTCTCAACCGTGCTCGGTTCCCAGATGCTCGGTGACGCAGCCGCATTCGTGCAGTCGCTGGACGCCACCTTCGGGGGGTTCCGGGAGAAGGCCGAGCGCACCTACGCGCTGCTCAAACGGCGGGGGACGCAGTTCGTGGTGGTGTCGGCGGCCGAACCGGACGCGCTGCGCGAGGCGGCGTTCTTCGTGGACCGGCTCTCGCAGGAGAGCATGCCGCTGGCCGGGCTGGTGCTCAACCGCACTCACCCGACGCTGTGTTCGCTGCCGGTCGAGCGGGCCGTCGACGGCAGCGAGACGCTGGAGGCCGCGCTCGGTTCGGGACAGGATTCGGAGGCCGCGGCGCTGGCGGCGGCGGTGCTGCGGATTCACGCCGACCGCGCGCAGACTGCCAAGCGGGAGGTGCGGCTGCTGTCGCGGTTCACCGGCGCCAATCCGCACGTGCCGATCGTGGGGGTGCCGTCGTTGCCGTTCGACGTGTCGGACCTGGAGGCGCTGCGCGCGCTGGCCGACCAGCTCACCGCCGCGGCGGGCTGA
- a CDS encoding ArsA-related P-loop ATPase, whose amino-acid sequence MATTSGTPGSNSGGSPVGWPARLSKARLHFVTGKGGTGKSTVAAALALTLAAGGRKVLLVEVEGRQGIAQLFDVPPLPYQELKIATAERGGQVNALAIDIEAAFLEYLDMFYNLGIAGRAMRRIGAIEFATTIAPGLRDVLLTGKIKESVVRVDRNRLPVYDAVVVDSPPTGRIARFLDVTKAVSDLAKGGPVHSQSEGVVRLLHSEQTAIHLVTLLEALPVQETLEAIEELAEMELPIGSVIVNRNIPSYLEPRDLAKAAEGAIDADSVRAGLEMAGITLGEADFAGLLTETIEHATRITARAETAQQLDALQVPRLELPAISDGVDLGSLYELSESLAQQGVR is encoded by the coding sequence GTGGCAACCACTTCCGGCACTCCCGGCAGCAACAGCGGCGGTAGTCCCGTGGGCTGGCCGGCGCGCCTGTCCAAGGCCCGGCTGCATTTCGTCACCGGCAAAGGCGGCACGGGCAAGTCGACGGTGGCGGCCGCCCTGGCGCTGACGCTGGCCGCGGGCGGCCGCAAGGTCCTGCTCGTCGAAGTCGAGGGCAGGCAAGGGATTGCGCAGTTGTTCGACGTGCCGCCACTGCCGTACCAGGAGCTCAAGATCGCGACGGCGGAGCGCGGCGGCCAGGTCAACGCGCTGGCGATCGACATAGAGGCGGCGTTCCTGGAATACCTGGACATGTTCTACAACCTCGGCATCGCGGGCCGGGCGATGCGGCGCATCGGCGCCATCGAGTTCGCGACGACGATCGCGCCCGGTCTGCGCGACGTGCTGCTCACCGGCAAGATCAAGGAGTCGGTGGTGCGCGTCGACCGCAACAGGCTGCCGGTGTACGACGCGGTCGTGGTGGACTCGCCGCCGACGGGCCGCATCGCGCGCTTCCTGGATGTCACCAAGGCCGTGTCCGACCTGGCCAAGGGTGGGCCGGTGCACTCGCAGAGCGAGGGCGTGGTCCGGTTACTGCACTCCGAACAGACCGCCATCCACCTTGTCACCCTGCTCGAGGCGCTGCCGGTGCAGGAGACGCTGGAAGCCATCGAGGAGCTGGCCGAGATGGAGCTGCCGATCGGCAGTGTGATCGTCAACCGCAACATCCCCTCGTATCTGGAGCCGCGCGATCTCGCCAAGGCCGCCGAGGGCGCGATCGACGCGGACTCGGTTCGGGCCGGCCTCGAGATGGCCGGAATCACGCTCGGCGAGGCCGACTTCGCCGGCCTGCTCACCGAGACCATCGAGCATGCGACCCGCATCACCGCGCGCGCCGAGACCGCCCAACAGCTCGACGCGTTGCAGGTGCCCCGGCTCGAACTGCCGGCGATCTCCGACGGCGTCGACCTCGGCAGCCTTTACGAGCTTTCGGAATCGCTTGCCCAACAGGGGGTTCGATGA
- a CDS encoding RidA family protein: MSASARLDQLGITLPEAVPPLAAYVPAVRTGNLVYTSGQLPMKAGELAATGKVGAAVTPEEAKAMARVCALNALAAVNALVGIDAVTRVVKVVGFVASAAGFNGQPGVVNGASELLAEVFGDRGAHARSAVGVSELPLDAPVEVELIVEVA; the protein is encoded by the coding sequence ATGAGTGCATCGGCCCGGCTCGACCAGCTCGGCATCACGCTGCCCGAGGCGGTGCCGCCGCTGGCCGCATACGTACCGGCGGTGCGCACCGGAAACCTCGTCTACACGTCGGGTCAGCTGCCCATGAAGGCGGGCGAGCTGGCCGCGACCGGCAAGGTCGGCGCCGCGGTCACCCCCGAGGAGGCCAAGGCGATGGCGCGGGTGTGCGCCCTCAACGCGCTGGCGGCCGTGAACGCGCTGGTCGGGATCGACGCGGTGACCCGGGTCGTCAAGGTCGTCGGGTTCGTCGCTTCCGCAGCGGGCTTCAACGGCCAGCCGGGCGTGGTCAACGGGGCCTCCGAACTGCTCGCCGAGGTTTTCGGCGACAGGGGCGCGCATGCGCGCTCGGCGGTCGGCGTTTCGGAGTTGCCGCTGGACGCGCCGGTGGAGGTCGAGCTGATCGTGGAGGTGGCCTGA
- a CDS encoding MBL fold metallo-hydrolase — MTAATGADEPLTHPAYRRLRAVTDTASVLLADNPGPLTLEGTNTWVLRGPGSDELVIVDPGPDDDEHIARIATLGRVALVLISHRHGDHTEGIDKLVELTGATVRSAGSGFLRGLGGELTDGEVIDAAGLCITVLATPGHTADSLTFVLDDAVLTADSVLGRGTTVIDKEDGSLLDYLESLRRLRGLGRRAVLPGHGPELPDLEAAASGYLMHRQERLEQVRAALRELGEDASARRVVEHVYVDVDEKLWEAAEWSVQAQLDYLRRD; from the coding sequence CTGACGGCCGCGACCGGGGCCGACGAGCCGCTGACCCATCCCGCCTACCGGCGGTTGCGGGCGGTCACCGACACGGCCTCTGTGCTGTTGGCCGACAACCCCGGGCCGTTGACGCTCGAGGGCACCAACACGTGGGTGCTGCGCGGCCCCGGCAGCGATGAGCTGGTGATCGTCGACCCGGGTCCCGACGACGACGAGCACATCGCCCGCATCGCCACGCTGGGCCGCGTCGCGCTGGTGCTGATCAGCCACCGCCACGGGGACCACACCGAGGGCATCGACAAGCTGGTCGAGCTGACCGGCGCGACGGTCCGCTCGGCCGGCAGCGGATTTCTGCGCGGCCTCGGCGGCGAGCTCACCGACGGCGAGGTGATCGACGCGGCGGGCCTGTGTATCACGGTGCTGGCCACTCCCGGCCACACCGCCGACTCGCTGACGTTCGTGCTCGATGACGCGGTGCTGACGGCGGACAGCGTGCTGGGCCGCGGCACCACCGTCATCGACAAGGAGGACGGCAGCCTGCTCGACTACCTGGAGTCGCTGCGGCGGCTGCGCGGTTTGGGCCGACGCGCGGTGCTGCCCGGGCACGGCCCCGAACTACCCGACCTGGAGGCCGCCGCGTCCGGCTACCTGATGCATCGCCAGGAGCGGCTCGAACAGGTGCGCGCTGCGTTACGCGAGTTGGGGGAGGACGCCAGCGCGCGCCGGGTCGTCGAGCACGTCTATGTCGACGTCGACGAGAAGCTCTGGGAAGCTGCCGAATGGTCGGTCCAGGCTCAGCTGGACTACCTGCGCCGAGATTGA
- the crp gene encoding cAMP-activated global transcriptional regulator CRP: MDEILARAGIFQGVEPGAVAALTKQLQPVDFPRGHTVFAEGEPGDRLYIIIAGKVKIGRRSPDGRENLLTIMGPSDMFGELSIFDPGPRTSSATTITEVRAVSMDRDALRAWIADRPEIAEQLLRVLARRLRRTNNNLADLIFTDVPGRVAKQLLQLAQRFGTQEGGAMRVTHDLTQEEIAQLVGASRETVNKALADFAHRGWIRLEGKSVLISDSERLARRAR, translated from the coding sequence GTGGACGAGATCCTGGCAAGGGCAGGAATCTTCCAAGGGGTCGAGCCCGGCGCGGTCGCCGCGTTGACGAAGCAACTGCAACCCGTCGACTTCCCCCGCGGACACACGGTCTTCGCCGAGGGAGAACCCGGCGACCGGCTGTACATCATCATCGCCGGCAAGGTCAAGATCGGCCGGCGCTCACCGGATGGCCGGGAGAACCTGCTGACCATCATGGGCCCCTCGGACATGTTCGGGGAGTTGTCGATCTTCGACCCCGGCCCGAGGACGTCCAGCGCGACCACCATCACCGAGGTGCGCGCGGTCTCGATGGACCGCGACGCGCTGCGGGCGTGGATCGCCGACCGGCCCGAGATCGCCGAGCAGCTGCTGCGCGTGTTGGCCCGGCGCCTGCGCCGGACCAACAACAACCTGGCCGACCTCATCTTCACCGACGTGCCCGGGCGGGTGGCCAAGCAGCTGCTGCAGCTGGCCCAGCGTTTCGGCACGCAGGAGGGCGGCGCCATGCGCGTCACCCACGACCTGACCCAGGAGGAGATCGCCCAGCTGGTGGGGGCGTCCAGGGAGACGGTGAACAAGGCGCTGGCCGACTTCGCCCATCGCGGCTGGATCCGCCTGGAGGGCAAGAGCGTGCTCATCTCGGACTCCGAGCGGCTGGCCCGCCGCGCGCGCTAG
- the nth gene encoding endonuclease III codes for MNRTLAKAFPDAHCELDFTTPLELTVATILSAQSTDKRVNLTTPALFARYSSALDYAQADRAELEALIRPTGFFRNKATALIGLGQALVERFDGEVPSTLADLVTLPWVGRKTANVILGNAFGVPGITVDTHFKRLVDRWRWTAEEDPVKIEHAVGALIERTEWTMLSHRVIFHGRRVCHARKPACGVCLLAKDCPSFGLGPTEPLLAAPLVKGPEAEHLLALAGL; via the coding sequence ATGAATCGCACCCTGGCCAAGGCCTTCCCAGACGCCCATTGCGAGCTGGACTTCACCACGCCGCTGGAGCTGACGGTGGCCACGATCCTCTCGGCGCAGAGCACCGACAAGCGGGTCAACCTGACCACGCCGGCGCTGTTCGCGCGCTACTCCTCGGCGCTGGACTACGCGCAGGCGGACCGCGCCGAACTGGAGGCGCTCATCCGCCCGACCGGTTTCTTCCGTAATAAGGCCACCGCCCTGATCGGCCTCGGGCAGGCACTGGTCGAACGGTTCGACGGCGAGGTGCCGTCCACGCTGGCCGACCTGGTGACGCTGCCCTGGGTGGGGCGCAAGACCGCGAACGTCATCCTCGGCAACGCGTTCGGTGTCCCGGGCATCACCGTCGACACCCATTTCAAGCGGCTGGTGGACAGGTGGCGCTGGACCGCCGAGGAAGATCCGGTCAAGATCGAGCACGCCGTGGGTGCGCTGATCGAGCGCACCGAGTGGACGATGCTGAGCCATCGCGTGATCTTCCACGGCCGTCGCGTGTGCCACGCGCGAAAGCCGGCGTGCGGCGTCTGCCTGCTCGCCAAGGACTGCCCGTCCTTTGGGCTCGGTCCCACCGAACCGCTGCTCGCCGCGCCGCTGGTGAAGGGCCCCGAAGCCGAGCACCTGCTGGCCCTGGCCGGGCTGTAA
- a CDS encoding TlpA disulfide reductase family protein, whose translation MTRSTRWTIAIVAVVVALAAALVAQLRDDAPGPAATDAGAGREHRDADTPAALAGPRRRADLRPCPAPAGGPGPAALRGVTVQCAADGSVVDVGRALAGRRVVLNFWAYWCASCTAELPAMAEYARRAGPGLTVLTVHQDENETAALLRLAELGVRLPTLQDGRRRVAAALRVVNVMPATVVLRPDGSVAQTLPRAFASADEIAAAVGDQER comes from the coding sequence TTGACCCGCAGCACGCGCTGGACCATCGCGATCGTGGCGGTGGTGGTGGCGCTGGCGGCCGCGCTGGTGGCCCAGTTGCGCGACGACGCCCCGGGGCCCGCGGCGACCGACGCCGGCGCCGGCCGCGAGCACCGCGACGCCGACACCCCGGCCGCGCTGGCGGGACCGCGGCGGCGAGCGGACCTGCGGCCCTGTCCTGCACCTGCCGGCGGTCCCGGCCCCGCGGCGCTGCGGGGGGTCACGGTGCAATGCGCCGCCGACGGGTCCGTCGTCGACGTCGGCCGGGCGCTGGCCGGGCGGCGGGTGGTGCTGAACTTCTGGGCGTACTGGTGCGCCTCGTGCACCGCCGAGCTGCCCGCGATGGCCGAGTATGCGCGCCGGGCCGGGCCGGGCCTGACCGTGCTGACCGTGCACCAGGACGAGAACGAGACGGCCGCCCTGCTGCGGCTGGCGGAGCTGGGGGTTCGGCTGCCGACCCTGCAGGACGGTCGGCGCCGCGTGGCGGCGGCCCTGCGGGTGGTTAACGTGATGCCAGCGACGGTGGTACTGCGGCCGGACGGTAGCGTTGCCCAGACGCTGCCGCGCGCTTTCGCCAGCGCCGACGAGATCGCGGCCGCGGTCGGAGACCAGGAGCGATGA